The Arachis ipaensis cultivar K30076 chromosome B05, Araip1.1, whole genome shotgun sequence nucleotide sequence ATCACTGATTTTCATAAACTTTGAAGGTTCAAATCGGTTCTCACATGTTCTGATATAAGGTCAATTCTGCTAATAATTCAATCCGATTTAGTGGACGGATGACTAGTTCTTCAGTTTGGTGGGAGAAAGGTGGTCTAATTTTTAcaattaaagtttaaattttgtatattttaatttagaAATGGTCCTTAAATGAGTGAAACACTAATCATTGACCAAAATATGGGTTAGAGATGGTAAAAATTTTTTAGGTACAAAAATTACCATAAGGACCGTTCCAAATGAGGATCCAATTGCGGGAAATTTTTTTCACGGAGATAGAGACGGGGCAAAATTCACCTGAGGCAGGCGCGGGAATTCCCACCCCGTCCTCATTAATTCCTAAAATTCATAAATTTACTTAATtgtccttaatagtttatttctcatatatattttttagtcatttcacatgccatatatatagaaagaaaaactcTAAATTCCTAATCCTTATTTGCATAActcttcttcaattcagagatccctaaTATCGTCCATAATCCATCCAATCTCTCTGCAACTACCCTGTTGCCACTATCCTTTTTCACCGCACCGTCACTCCTCACTACGTCGTCAACCATCACCGCGTCGTTCTctctgttcatcattctttctccTCTTCAAGGTTACGTCTGTAACTCCACCGTCGTGTCCATTCTCTTCTCTGTTGTCGCGTCCCCCACCTCGTCCATTGCTCTGTGCTCTGCCTCACCATCATGTCCCCTATCTCATcagtttaaaataaattattgttTGTCGTTTAgtctttttgtataaaatcttgttgTTTTGTATAGGACAAATATTTGCATCTCTACTcctataaaaattaataaccaGTCAGAATTATCGGAGAGATGAAGAATAGAGACCCCGTAGAAAATGGGATTCGCAAAAAATGGAGATGGGACAATATTTTCCCACAGCAGGATCGAGAGTGGGGACAGAGACCAAATTTGAAGGCGAAAACAGAAAACAGCGAGACATCCCCCACCTTCACCCTGCTCTATTGCCATCCCTAACATGAGTAATACAAGGATGTGGGAATTAGCAAAACACCCTTCCATTTTGTACTTTCAAACAAAAAAAGGATTTAATACAATTCAGTTTCTtaaaattgtattttttaaatttaaaaaaatttacaattCTCTCTTCCATATTTTATACTTGCAAAATACTCCCACATCAAGTAAAATATCAAATTTTGTAACTTTATTGTGCTTGACATTATAGTCtccaatatatatttttttgtgtttaaacatggaaagaaacaaagcaaacacTATCCTATATCCGAGCGAATAATTTGCTGGAGATCAGCACAAGGCTCAGACCAAATAACATtattagagttactcttggcaccatatctagccatccaatccgcagctctatttgcttctcgggacacccactcaacgtgaacaagccaaggacgagataaaagctcctaaatcttgtgaaccaaatctgttacttcagatgaatacccacttgtaagctcatgcatgatggtcagaatgtcaaggcaatccgtttcacatataatatccctcaaacCGCAACCCAAACTAAAACCAGCtccctccaagcagcaaataattcacatctgatGATAGACCAGGGGGAATGCTTCCAGAGCAGCCCGAGACCCAATCTCccttagaatctctaataatacacccaaatcccGCTAAATTTGAATCTTGATACaagcttgcatcacaattaactttaaaactgTTGCATACCGGTGGTTCCCAACACAAGCAATTTTGGAGAGACATAAAGGCATTGTTTCGATTCCTGTAAATCTGTAAGTCCTTGGCGATAATTCTGGCCAAGGCAACAACCTTGTGGTCTGTCCAAGGGTTGTCAGTATTGAATATGTCATTGCACCTATGTTTCCATACCCACCAAAGTCCTACACCAAAAGATGCCTCATTGTTAGCCAAGGCCTTCCGAAACCACTCTTCAAGAGCAGTACTCCAACATATGCCAAATTGCCTTTGATCGATCACAGTCTCTAAGGCAATGCTCCATAGTAACCTGCGCCTTGTTACATCTCTTACACATATCTGAAGAAACTAAATGCCGCTTGAATCGAAAGGTCTCAGTTGGTAGAGCATCATGTAAGCCAAGCCACATAGTAAATTTGAACTTCTCCGGAATGTTTGTATTCCACAACTAGTTCCAGTTACTATTGGCATTCCAATTTAATGTTTTCTCTAATAACCATCTATAACCCTCCCTTGCACTATACTTTTTTGTTGCTGCATGCCACCTTTCCTACTGTGGCTCCAACTCAGTCGAACTAGGATATCTCAGACCACAAATAAACTGCTTAATCTCATGCGGAATAGGCGTGGTAAAACTATCAACCTCCCAAGACACCCCTTTCCACAAGTCAGCCACTataaaatctgattcagaaataTGTACATAAGGAACAAGGTTGCAAAGCTTACCAAAAGGAGTCCACTCATCATACCAAACTGATTTGTGGATATCCCCAATATTCCAATGAAGCCCTTCCTTGAGATGCTCATAGGCACTAACAATGTTCTTCCAGGTAGCCGATGAAGAATTTCTATTGTTTTCGTTCATACCAAATTGATTCCTGAGATATTTATGCTTCAGAACCTGCACCCACAACTTCTCACTATTATTTAGACAATCGCATACCAAATTTCCTAGAAGCTCCATGTTAGCACAAGTAGTATCCCTAATACCCAATCCTCCTGCCCTTTTAGGAGTTATGGCGACCTCCCACCTGACCAGAGGCAGCCCTTTGCTGGTCGCTTGGCCTTTCCACAAGAACTGTCTCATCAAGGAATCAATTTTATTACATGCATACTTTGGGAGAAGagaaatttgcatttcataaaccggGATAGAGGCCATAACCAATTTAACAAGACAAACCCTCCCTGCCATATTTAGTAGGCATCCTTTCCAACTGGAGAGCTTCCTCGAAAATCTTTCAATAACCTCCTGAGCCATCTTCCTGGAAGCTCTAGCATGACCAATGTTAATTCTCAGGTATTTACCCAAATTATTGCAGAACCGGATGTTAGAAACCCTTGAGAGAACCTCTTTTCTCCTCTCCGACACCCTCTTGGAACACTAGGCCTTTGACTTATGAAGATTTACTTTCAAACCTGACGCTCTAGAAAACAAATCCAGGCAATGTATAACCTCTATTACTTGAGCTTTCGATGCCTTACAGAAAAACAAAagatcatctgcaaacatcaaatgagagaGTCGTGGTCCGTTCCTAGAAACCGCTACCGGGTTCCACAAACCTTGGGAAACTCTATGAAAGATAAAGCAGGCAAGCATTTCCATACAAAGTACAAATAGATAAGGAGACATGGGATCTCCTTGCCTCAACCCTCTCTTTGGATTGAAATTTTGGAGCCTGTTTCTATTCCATAAAACTGACAACGAAGAGGAAGTCACACAATTCAATATAAGATTAATGGTAGCCTTTGGAAACCCAAACCGGACCAAAGAAGCTTCCAAAAACCGCCAGTCTACCCTGTCATAAGCTTTTTCTAAATCAATCTTGAACGCCATGGTCCCTTTTCGAGACTTAGTGTTCCTCATGAAGTGCATAATCTCCTGAGCAATGATAATATTCTCTGTGGTTCCTCTTCCTAGAATGAACCCTCCTTGCAAAGGACCAATGATCTCCGACAAGAAAGGTCTGAACCTGTTAACTAGAACTTTTgtgacaattttataaattacatTACATAAGCTAATAGACCGAAACTCCCGTAAGGAAGAGGGAACTTCCACTTTAGGAATTAGAACAACGAGAGTATCGAAAATAGCAGCATTCATTGGCTCACCCTCAAAGGCTCGCTTGACCAGTCCACACACATCATTGCTAAGAGAGTCCCAAAACTCTTTGTAGAAAATTGCTTGAAATCCATCTAGCCCTGGGGCTTTAAACGAACTCATGGTCATCACAGCTCTTTTAACCTCTTCAGACGTCACTGGTTCCAGTAGCTTTTGACAAGCCTCAGTACTAAGAGACGGGCAAGGAAAATGCCCCATGGCATCCAGGTCGATATCCTCCCTTGTAGAAAAgagtttttgaaagaaagaatttGCCGCCATTTTGTAGAGTCGAAGTCTCTGTGGCCCAAGACCCATCCTCCAAAAAAAAcccatgaattttgttcctctttCGCCTGATAACCGTCTGCAgatgaaaaaattttgtatttctgtCTCCACATCTCACCCATTGTTCTCTAGATTTTTGATACCACAACAGCTCTTCTTGAAGAAGGACATCATTCAGTTCTTGATGCAAAACTTGCTCTTTGATCCTAGGCTGCTGATCCTCCTGACTCTCCAGAGTAATCTGAACGTCATTCAAAAGCCTCTCCAGCTCCAttttcttaacaaaaatattgCCAAAAACCTTTTTATTGAAGCTAGTTGCATCTTTTTGAACCTCCAACAAACATTTGACCACATCCGGAGCTCTTTTATTCCAAGCTGTATGAACAACATTCTTAAAAAGAGGATGAGTCATCCATGCAGCCTGGAATCTAAACGGATGATGGCCCTTGGTAGCCCTCTCTGCTATCTTGCACCTAGTGAACAACGGGCAATGATCAGAGTGAAGGCGCGCTAGCACCTCAGTATAAGCCTCCAGAAACATCAGTCGCCAGTCCTGGTTGATGACTGCTCTATCAAGCTTCTTAGCCACCTGCACCCCACCTTTCACCTTCCTGTACCAAGTGAATCTTCTCCCAATAGCCCCCATATCAAATAGCCCACAATTCTCCAATGTTTCTGCAAATTGTTCTGCTCTGGCAAGTCTAAACTGCCCCCCTCTAACTTCACTCTGCAACAGCACATCATTAAAGTCCCCTAACACAATCCAAGGTCCGTGGATCATATTGGCAATCCTTGTCAAGTCACCCCATAGTTCTTTACGCCGATGTATATATGGATTAGCATACACTACACTACAGTAACTAGAAGTATTGCCCATAGTGATTTCAAAACTGATACATTGATCAATTACATCCAATACTCTCACAGAAATATTTGAATTAGAACATAGAACCCAGATACCCCCACTATGACCATTAGCTTCAACAATACCAACACCCTGGTAACCTAGATTATTCCAAAAAGATTTCATCCTCTCGAAAGGAATATGGGTTTCAAACAGAACGAAAAAAGTAGGGTGAAATTTATTCACTAACTCTTTACTATGAACTCAGGCCAATTTATTATAGGCCCCTCTAATATTCCAAAATAGAAAGTTTAAATCTAAATAATCCATAAAACAATTGTACTGTAAAAAGGATCAACCTCAACCGAAGTCCCTAACGAGATGATGAAGATCCACCATCATATCCCCCTGAGACTTGCTTGTCCTTACCTGGTTGTTGCCCGGTTTGCCTGTGTCCCTCCACTGACAACCCTTCCAATTTGCTGATTTGCTGCTTGTTAGTGTCGCCAAGGCAGTTCGGAGTCGACGGCGAATTCTGCAAAGAAGAAGGGCGCAACCTCTTGTGTCCATTTTTTAAAATGGTAGTGAAAGTCGGCACCGCAACGGAGACAGCTTTGCCCTTCACCCCTTGCTGTTTGGAAGACGCCGTGCGTGTTTGAGATCCGCCAACCAACCCGGTCTTCACCCCTGATTCGGCTCCTCTCATACGTAGCCCAAAGTCACGGTTCTGGTCCAATTTCTGATTTGAGTGCACCGGCACTTTGTCTTTAGAGGTTTGTTAGGCTTTGTTTGATTGGCTcaatttttctctccttttaccGCTGACTTTGGTCCAGCCAGCCTCATTTCCCAAATGCTAGGACCCCACTTCCTTCCCATGCAACGTATCACCCAATTCCTCCCCAATTTCTGCAACTATCACTGAATCTTCGAGTTTGcatccaaattcaaaaattttttccttTGAGACTTCTTGTGGCTGCACCACCTGGGCCGTCATCTCGGTCACTGATGTTTTCTTTCGATCCACCTTTTCTGACTCTATCGGGGTCATTCTGCAGTCAGTTGCTGGATGCCCGAAACAGTTGCACTTGTCACAAATAAGGTGTAAGCATTCATACTCCACCTTATATTCAAACTCATCGACAATCACACTCCGGACCACCAGCAAACCAAGATTAATTTACACACAAGCTCGAGCAAATTTCCCCCGCTCCGCTGACTTAGTAGCCAGATCCACCTTGACTGGTCCCTCCACAGCAGAAGCAATTCTCATGATAGTACCAAATGGTCAAACCAGCGATTCGAATCCAAACCATAATCTCCTTGGAAGTGTCCTCACAAGGTTTAAAATCTGGTGTCCATGGCTTGACGGCAATATAGTGACCGAAGATCATCCATGGCCCCCTAGTAAAACCTTCTCTCGATCGTCCATGTGATCAAATTTAACAAGGAAGTACCCAAACCCCACGTCCAAGATTTCATATCCATCAGTGATCCTCCATACCCCTTTCAGTTTGTGAAACATAGCCGTGTAACTAAGGTTTTTTCCAAGAACCTTAATGACAATTGCCTCCTTGTATGGTTCAGAAAGGATGTTTCTAGCCTCTTCGGAGAAGCAAACTCTCGGAGGCATAGGATCTCCTTGTTTTTCGGTGACCACTACCATGGAATCCTCATCTAGAGCTTCAGCCCGGTTTATCCCTGAGGCTACCGTAAAACCAATAACCTTGTCACGGAAAGAAATCTTGGAAGTCACCCTAAAACTAAGGTTGCCCTTACTCCCTTACTTGATCCCTCCTTCACACTTGATGCAAACTCTTCCACGCTCTCCCCCTTATCCCTTTCGATGGCATGGCCATCTTCCTCACCGTGTTTCATCCTCAAATGCTCTCTcccgctctctccttctctcattctctctgagTTTAGTCtccaatatataaaaaatttaacttcagtcacaaatatatatatatatatatattaacctAAATTTTACTCTCTGGTATATTTGGATCTTCCTTTTCATCCATTTTCAAATGTACTCCTCAAATACTTCTCTAGTTTTCATCCACGAACCATGATTGATCTACATGAAAGTGCAAGACAGAATCATAGCTGAAACTAATAAAAGTTTTTTCACCCTCTTAGTTATAGTATTAGAATTATGTAAGATTTTCTGAAAGTGGTTTGCTGGTTTTCATTGGAGCTGTTAGATATTGaccttccatttttttttttatgaaatgaataaaaatatatattattttctagaacaaataaaagaagACATTGTTTACGCAAAtccatttatttattttgaaggGTGACAGCAAAATTGGGTGACCCTGTGCCAAGTGGGGAAGAATCGGAGCTGGCTCCACCAAGTTGTAGCCCCTGATTTTGGACTAGAACTAGGGCAAACCTCCTCCTCCTCGAATCCAATGTTTGTGCATCTCCTCTACTTCTCTCATTTACTTCTAATTCTCTTCTACTCCTAATTCTCATATACCTCATCGTCGTATAAATAAAAAGTCGCAAACACCATTGTTATCAATTCATTGAGATAAAAATGGATCTATGGTCTTTAATACGCCTCACTCTATATTCGTGTCACATCCAATTGAAGTGTGATATGTTAACAAGTTAAAAACTTTTATTTTTCACATTATCAGTCAACACCACATAAAATAGATAAAGAAAATTTATTGCAAATATCGCATGAAAGTAAATGATAcattttattaaaaaagatattATATAAGACATCcttttattttatagaaatatttTGTCTTGTTTGATACATATACTCATTACACAAAGATCATGACGTTGATCTAGTTCTGCATTGACAATTTTGTCATCCAAAGATTTATGTGTTTAATTTTTCactattttgatttatttgtatGAATGCATTAAGGTCTAAGGATGTTCTGTAGTGTTCCCACCAAAAATTCTGAGTGACGCATGGTTTACATTTTGTCTTCCCTTTGATGAgcttgttataaaaaaaattaaaaattatataattaacatctttttttaaaaaaattatttttaaacaatATTTTAANNNNNNNNNNNNNNNNNNNNNNNNNNNNNNNNNNNNNNNNNNNNNNNNNNNNNNNNNNNNNNNNNNNNNNNNNNNNNNNNNNNNNNNNNNNNNNNNNNNNNNNNNNNNNNNNNNNNNNNNNNNNNNNNNNNNNNNNNNNNNNNNNNNNNNNNNNNNNNNNNNNNNNNNNNNNNNNNNNNNNNNNNNNNNNNNNNNNNNNNNNNNNNNNNNNNNNNNNNNNNNNNNNNNNNNNNNNNNNNNNNNNNNNNNNNNNNNNNNNNNNNNNNNNNNNNNNNNNNNNNNNNNNNNNNNNNNNNNNNNNNNNNNNNNNNNNNNNNNNNNNNNNNNNNNNNNNNNNNNNNNNNNNNNNNNNNNNNNNNNNNNNNNNNNNNNNNNNNNNNNNNNNNNNNNNNNNNNNNNNNNNNNNNNNNNNNNNNNNNNNNNNNNNNNNNNNNNNNNNNNNNNNNNNNNNNNNNNNNNNNNNNNNNNNNNNNNNNNNNNNNNNNNNNNNNNNNNNNNNNNNNNNNNNNNNNNNNNNNNNNNNNNNNNNNNNNNNNNNNNNNNNNNNNNNNNNNNNNNNNNNNNNNNNNNNNNNNNNNNNNNNNNNNNNNNNNNNNNNNNNNNNNNNNNNNNNNNNNNNNNNNNNNNNNNNNNNNNNNNNNNNNNNNNNNNNNNNNNNNNNNNNNNNNNNNNNNNNNNNNNNNNNNNNNNNNNNNNNNNNNNNNNNNNNNNNNNNNNNNNNNNNNNNNNNNNNNNNNNNNNNNNNNNNNNNNNNNNNNNNNNNNNNNNNNNNNNNNNNNNNNNNNNNNNNNNNNNNNNNNNNNNNNNNNNNNNNNNNNNNNNNNNNNNNNNNNNNNNNNNNNNNNNNNNNNNNNNNNNNNNNNNNNNNNNNNNNNNNNNNNNNNNNNNNNNNNNNNNNNNNNNNNNNNNNNNNNNNNNNNNNNNNNNNNNNNNNNNNNNNNNNNNNNNNNNNNNNNNNNNNNNNNNNNNNNNNNNNNNNNNNNNNNNNNNNNNNNNNNNNNNNNNNNNNNNNNNNNNNNNNNNNNNNNNNNNNNNNNNNNNNNNNNNNNNNNNNNNNNNNNNNNNNNNNNNNNNNNNNNNNNNNNNNNNNNNNNNNNNNNNNNNNNNNNNNNNNNNNNNNNNNNNNNNNNNNNNNNNNNNNNNNNNNNNNNNNNNNNNNNNNNNNNNNNNNNNNNNNNNNNNNNNNNNNNNNNNNNNNNNNNNNNNNNNNNNNNNNNNNNNNNNNNNNNNNNNNNNNNNNNNNNNNNNNNNNNNNNNNNNNNNNNNNNNNNNNNNNNNNNNNNNNNNNNNNNNNNNNNNNNNNNNNNNNNNNNNNNNNNNNNNNNNNNNNNNNNNNNNNNaaaacttctttttttttattggaaACTTGTCCAAACAATCCCAATATCTAACTTATGCTAATAAGAGACTATAGGAGTAAAAATTTCAGGTCCATTTATtttgaataccaaacttaaaaagagCTCGTCCACAACATAATAAACATAATTTTGGCTATAAAACATTTATAATATTTGGTTCATCAAACACCAGACTGACTCTCAATCTTGAGAAAATCAACATttatggttttcgaaaatagCACAATAAGAGGTCTATGCCATAACAATAGAGTTCACACATCAATTGATCTTTCTGTTCCCCGAAAGCAAC carries:
- the LOC107640962 gene encoding uncharacterized protein LOC107640962; this encodes MRGAESGVKTGLVGGSQTRTASSKQQGVKGKAVSVAVPTFTTILKNGHKRLRPSSLQNSPSTPNCLGDTNKQQISKLEGLSVEGHRQTGQQPGYQGVGIVEANGHSGGIWVLCSNSNISVRVLDVIDQCISFEITMGNTSSYCSVVYANPYIHRRKELWGDLTRIANMIHGPWIVLGDFNDVLLQSEVRGGQFRLARAEQFAETLENCGLFDMGAIGRRFTWYRKVKGGVQVAKKLDRAVINQDWRLMFLEAYTEVLARLHSDHCPLFTRCKIAERATKGHHPFRFQAAWMTHPLFKNVVHTAWNKRAPDVVKCLLEVQKDATSFNKKVFGNIFVKKMELERLLNDVQITLESQEDQQPRIKEQVLHQELNDVLLQEELLWYQKSREQWRLRLYKMAANSFFQKLFSTREDIDLDAMGHFPCPSLSTEACQKLLEPVTSEEVKRAVMTMSSFKAPGLDGFQAIFYKEFWDSLSNDVCGLVKRAFEGEPMNAAIFDTLVVLIPKVEVPSSLREFRSISLCNVIYKIVTKVLVNRFRPFLSEIIGPLQGGFILGRGTTENIIIAQEIMHFMRNTKSRKGTMAFKIDLEKAYDRVDWRFLEASLVRFGFPKATINLILNCVTSSSLSVLWNRNRLQNFNPKRGLRQGDPMSPYLFVLCMEMLACFIFHRVSQGLWNPVAVSRNGPRLSHLMFADDLLFFCKASKAQVIEVIHCLDLFSRASGLKVNLHKSKA